A genomic window from Brassica oleracea var. oleracea cultivar TO1000 chromosome C8, BOL, whole genome shotgun sequence includes:
- the LOC106307778 gene encoding uncharacterized protein LOC106307778, protein MAALSEKDAAAYLDARPRYPIDWYKKIAERTQDHKFAWDVGTGNGQAAIGLVEHYENVVATDINEAQLKRAIKHSRISYHHTPKNMSEDEMVALIGGENSMDLIVAAQAVHFFDLTTFYNVAKRVLRKDGGLIAIWVYNDIIISPEIDPIMKSLVDSTLPFRTPIMNLAFDSYKTLPFPFESIGMGSEGEPVRLDIPHKLSLKGFIGFLKSWQPAMKAKEQGVELVDEDLIAKFEEAWGDENQVKDVYYKAHMIVGKIPEMRSESDKVSEDSNKDNLLQTDVGRKQERRQPSEEENRQSKKQNTSEDEAC, encoded by the exons ATGGCTGCCTTATCGGAGAAAGACGCTGCAGCTTATCTGGACGCAAGGCCTAGATATCCAATCGACTGGTATAAGAAGATAGCCGAACGGACACAAGACCACAAATTTGCTTGGGATGTCGGAACTGGTAACGGTCAAGCTGCTATTGGG CTTGTTGAACATTACGAGAATGTGGTGGCTACCGATATAAACGAGGCGCAACTTAAACGAGCAATCAAACACTCAAGAATCAGTTACCATCACACTCCAAAAAACATGTCAGAAGACGAAATGGTAGCTCTAATCGGTGGAGAAAACTCAATGGATCTCATAGTTGCTGCACAAGCTGTCCATTTTTTCGACTTAACCACATTTTATAATGTTGCAAAACGTGTACTTCGTAAGGACGGTGGCCTAATCGCCATTTGGGTCTACAACGACATCATTATCTCGCCAGAGATCGATCCCATAATGAAGAGCCTTGTCGACTCCACCCTTCCTTTTAGAACTCCTATTATGAATTTGGCGTTTGATAGTTATAAAACGCTGCCGTTTCCTTTTGAGAGCATAGGGATGGGATCTGAGGGAGAGCCTGTTAGGCTTGACATTCCGCATAAGCTTTCTCTTAAAGGGTTCATAGGATTCTTGAAGTCGTGGCAGCCTGCTATGAAGGCTAAGGAACAAGGAGTGGAGCTTGTAGATGAAGATCTTATAGCCAAGTTTGAGGAAGCTTGGGGTGATGAAAACCAAGTCAAAGATGTTTACTACAAGGCTCATATGATTGTTGGGAAAATTCCG GAAATGAGAAGTGAATCTGATAAAGTGTCTGAAGACAGTAACAAAGACAACTTGCTGCAAACCGATGTTGGGAGAAAGCAAGAAAGGCGACAACCATCAGAAGAAGAAAATAGACAAAGTAAGAAACAAAACACAAGTGAAGATGAGGCATGCTAG